Proteins encoded by one window of Emticicia oligotrophica DSM 17448:
- a CDS encoding GH92 family glycosyl hydrolase, with product MKKTFISTLLIFVGYFSFAQAPENLVKYVNPLVGTDSKFEFSNGNTYPAIARPWGMNFWTPQTNKMGDGWTYQYASNKIRGFKQTHQPSPWINDYGAFSIFATTEKLVFDENKRESWYSHKAETSKPHYYRAYLSDYNTTVEITPTERAARFRITYPETNKAYLIIDGFFKNSYIKVFPKERKIIGYARNSSGGVPENFKNYFVIYVDKDFEEVYGVKDGEITLNNLEVETKHAGSIIRFKTKTNEQINLKVASSFISAEQAELNLKNEIGDLNFDQLMAQGEKSWNTQLNRIKVEGGSDDELRTFYSALYHTMLFPRKFYELDKDKKVIHYSPYNGQVLEGYMFTDNGFWDTFRAVFPFFNLMFPEMNSQIMEGLSNAYKESGWLPEWASPGHRDCMVGSNSASIIADAYLKGIKIQEIEKLYEAITKNTNQAGPLSSVGRLGVQYYNTLGYVPYDVGINENTARTLEYAYDDFTIWKMAKLLKRPQAEIDLYAKRAQNYRNVFDKSTNFVRGKNKDGSFQTPFRPDKWGDAFTEGCSWHWTWCVFHDIQGLSDLMGGKKNFVAKLDSVFTAPPTFDFSYYGIQIHEITEMLVMNMGQYAHGNQPIQHMPYLYNYAGEPWKTQYHVRNIMKKLYTPYPDGLCGDEDNGQTSAWYVFSALGMYPVAPGTDQYVLGSPLFKKATIKLENGKTFTIQAPENSSEKVYVEQASLNNVNYTKNYLSYADIMKGGTFKLKMSATPNKNKGIKESDFPYSMSNELKK from the coding sequence ATGAAAAAAACTTTCATTTCAACCCTACTCATTTTTGTGGGTTATTTTTCTTTTGCCCAAGCTCCAGAAAATTTAGTAAAATATGTAAATCCTTTGGTCGGAACCGATTCAAAATTTGAATTTTCAAATGGAAATACCTATCCTGCCATTGCTCGACCTTGGGGAATGAATTTCTGGACGCCCCAAACCAATAAAATGGGTGATGGTTGGACCTATCAATATGCCAGCAATAAAATCAGAGGATTTAAGCAAACCCACCAGCCTTCTCCTTGGATAAATGATTACGGTGCGTTTTCAATTTTTGCTACTACCGAAAAACTCGTCTTTGACGAAAACAAACGTGAATCTTGGTATTCACATAAAGCCGAAACCTCAAAGCCACATTATTATCGAGCGTATTTATCTGATTATAATACAACGGTAGAAATTACACCAACCGAAAGAGCCGCTCGTTTCAGAATCACATACCCAGAAACTAATAAAGCTTACTTAATTATTGATGGATTTTTCAAGAATTCATACATAAAAGTTTTTCCTAAAGAGCGTAAAATTATTGGCTACGCACGTAACTCCTCGGGCGGTGTACCAGAAAACTTCAAAAACTACTTCGTAATATACGTTGATAAAGATTTTGAAGAAGTTTATGGGGTAAAAGATGGCGAAATAACGCTCAATAATTTGGAAGTAGAAACCAAACACGCGGGAAGCATCATCAGGTTTAAAACCAAAACCAATGAGCAAATAAACTTAAAAGTGGCTTCTTCGTTTATCAGTGCCGAGCAAGCAGAGCTAAATCTCAAAAACGAAATTGGCGATTTGAATTTCGACCAACTCATGGCACAAGGTGAAAAATCTTGGAATACCCAATTAAATCGAATTAAAGTAGAAGGTGGCTCCGATGACGAACTCCGCACATTCTATTCGGCACTTTATCATACGATGTTGTTTCCGCGTAAGTTTTATGAATTAGATAAAGATAAAAAAGTAATACATTATAGTCCTTACAATGGTCAAGTATTAGAAGGGTATATGTTTACGGACAATGGTTTCTGGGACACCTTCCGTGCGGTATTCCCATTTTTTAACTTGATGTTTCCTGAAATGAATAGCCAAATCATGGAAGGTTTGAGCAATGCATACAAAGAAAGTGGTTGGCTACCAGAATGGGCAAGTCCAGGCCACAGAGATTGTATGGTTGGTTCTAATTCGGCATCAATCATTGCCGATGCTTATCTGAAAGGAATTAAGATTCAGGAAATTGAAAAGCTTTATGAAGCCATCACCAAAAATACCAATCAAGCAGGGCCTTTAAGTTCGGTAGGACGTTTGGGGGTACAATATTATAATACGCTTGGGTATGTACCTTATGATGTGGGCATCAACGAAAATACGGCTCGAACGCTCGAATATGCCTACGATGATTTTACGATTTGGAAAATGGCTAAACTCTTGAAACGTCCACAAGCGGAAATAGATTTATATGCCAAGAGAGCTCAAAATTACCGTAATGTTTTTGATAAATCGACCAATTTTGTGCGTGGAAAAAATAAAGATGGCTCGTTTCAAACGCCATTCAGACCCGATAAGTGGGGCGATGCCTTCACAGAGGGCTGTTCTTGGCACTGGACATGGTGTGTATTTCATGATATTCAAGGACTTTCTGATCTGATGGGTGGCAAGAAGAATTTTGTTGCCAAATTAGATTCGGTTTTCACAGCCCCTCCTACCTTCGATTTCTCTTATTATGGCATTCAAATTCATGAAATTACTGAAATGTTGGTCATGAATATGGGGCAATATGCACATGGAAATCAGCCGATTCAGCACATGCCTTATTTGTATAATTATGCGGGCGAACCTTGGAAAACCCAATACCATGTTCGTAATATTATGAAAAAACTTTATACGCCATATCCCGATGGTCTTTGTGGCGATGAGGATAATGGTCAAACTTCAGCTTGGTATGTATTTTCAGCATTGGGTATGTATCCAGTTGCACCAGGAACCGATCAGTACGTTTTAGGCTCACCATTATTCAAAAAAGCCACTATTAAATTAGAAAACGGTAAAACCTTTACGATTCAAGCTCCCGAAAATAGCAGTGAAAAAGTGTATGTTGAACAAGCAAGTTTGAATAATGTAAACTACACCAAAAACTACCTTAGTTATGCTGATATTATGAAAGGTGGTACATTTAAACTAAAAATGTCGGCCACACCAAATAAAAATAAGGGTATCAAAGAATCAGATTTCCCATATTCGATGAGTAATGAGTTGAAAAAGTAA
- a CDS encoding cryptochrome/photolyase family protein, translating into MVLRLILGDQLNYNHSWFREKDDNILYVMMEIKQETDYVKHHIQKVVGFFAAMRIFAQVLQNQGNKIIYINLDDEQNTQSLTQNLQWIIRENEITQFEYQLPDEYRLDEQLKFFSNTLNIPTKVYDSEHFLSKRNELAEFFKGKKTFLMENFYRMMRKKYDILMEGNEPITGQWNYDAENRKKLPKEHRPVEPLVFNHDVSDILEVIQKQNIETIGSINPKAFVWPINREESLQLLDFFVKECLPLFGTYEDAMATQYWSIYHSRLSFSLNTKLLSPLEVVKRAVAHWQNNQTQISIAQIEGFVRQIIGWREYMRGIYWAKMPDFQHLNFFEHRQKLPGFFWNSQTKMNCMKHSIGQSLNLAYAHHIQRLMIIGNFCLLSGINPDEVDEWYLGVYIDAIEWVEITNTRGMSQYADGGIVGSKPYVGSANYIDKMSDYCSSCFYDKSKKVGHKACPFNSLYWHFFERNREKLERNPRIGMAYVTLNKMPDQQRKEILNQAEIYLNKIEEL; encoded by the coding sequence ATGGTTCTTCGACTAATTTTGGGCGACCAACTCAATTATAATCACTCTTGGTTTCGGGAAAAAGACGACAATATTTTGTATGTCATGATGGAAATAAAACAAGAAACCGACTACGTAAAGCACCATATTCAGAAAGTGGTGGGGTTCTTTGCAGCTATGCGTATTTTTGCACAAGTGCTTCAAAATCAAGGAAATAAGATAATTTATATAAACCTTGATGACGAGCAAAATACCCAATCGCTCACCCAAAACCTTCAGTGGATAATCAGGGAAAATGAAATTACCCAATTCGAATATCAACTTCCTGACGAATACCGCCTTGATGAGCAACTAAAGTTTTTTTCAAACACACTCAATATTCCAACCAAAGTCTATGATTCGGAGCATTTTTTGAGCAAACGAAATGAGTTAGCTGAGTTCTTCAAAGGGAAAAAGACTTTTTTAATGGAAAATTTCTATCGCATGATGCGAAAGAAATACGATATTTTGATGGAAGGAAATGAGCCAATTACTGGGCAATGGAATTATGATGCCGAAAACCGAAAAAAACTTCCAAAAGAACATCGCCCCGTTGAACCTTTGGTATTTAATCATGATGTTTCGGATATTCTTGAAGTCATTCAAAAACAAAACATTGAGACTATCGGTAGTATTAATCCGAAAGCGTTTGTTTGGCCAATAAATAGAGAAGAAAGTTTACAACTCCTTGATTTTTTTGTAAAAGAATGTTTGCCTTTATTTGGCACTTATGAAGATGCCATGGCCACTCAATACTGGTCGATTTATCATTCAAGACTTTCTTTTTCGCTCAATACCAAGCTGCTTTCACCTTTGGAAGTAGTAAAGCGAGCCGTTGCCCATTGGCAAAACAACCAAACACAAATTTCGATTGCACAAATCGAGGGGTTTGTCAGACAAATTATTGGTTGGCGAGAATATATGCGTGGTATTTATTGGGCAAAAATGCCCGATTTTCAACACCTAAATTTCTTCGAACATCGACAAAAGCTACCTGGTTTTTTCTGGAATTCTCAAACAAAAATGAACTGCATGAAGCACTCCATCGGTCAATCTTTGAATTTAGCTTATGCTCATCACATTCAACGATTGATGATTATCGGTAATTTTTGTTTGTTAAGTGGAATCAACCCCGATGAAGTTGATGAATGGTATTTGGGGGTATATATTGATGCCATCGAATGGGTGGAAATTACCAATACTCGTGGCATGAGTCAGTATGCCGATGGCGGAATTGTTGGCTCAAAACCTTACGTGGGTTCGGCTAACTATATAGATAAAATGAGCGATTATTGCAGCTCTTGTTTCTATGATAAATCAAAGAAAGTTGGGCATAAAGCTTGTCCGTTTAACTCGCTTTATTGGCATTTTTTTGAGCGAAATAGAGAAAAACTGGAGCGAAATCCACGCATTGGCATGGCTTACGTAACCCTCAATAAAATGCCCGACCAGCAAAGAAAAGAAATACTCAATCAAGCAGAGATTTATTTGAATAAAATAGAGGAATTATAG
- a CDS encoding AAA family ATPase, translating to MPSYHQIKRQIDLNPFAELMLRNELKALPSIIHENEYIDASVHGYWNTRHVLLLATTERILLVDSDAYGDIEVVEFPYDKSVTVRCPTPDSVVFGTEGRKVKVDNTLEEYISTFYEVVKARLAGEKPKLYREHDIYAEENPHVENAGNPFHVILRGLDGLSKMISQPNQQVEQPTNNTGFQTTNQVKEVPAKSLEELLVELNALIGLENVKEEVNSLVNVLKIEKIRKEQGLQLPERSLHMVFYGNPGTGKTTIARLLAQIFKTLGILNKGTLYETDRSGLVAGYTGQTSLKTREVCQKALGGILFIDEAYALNTDDTYGPEAVNTIVKFMEDNRDDFVVIVAGYEEKMTAFINSNPGLHSRFNKYIAFKDYTPEELLDIYLLQTQKVQLKVEEAAQKKVYKLFKALYEDRDASFGNGRLARNIFEKTYEKQANRLVNEGIEKNDISLVKEEDIPEIEE from the coding sequence ATGCCCAGCTACCATCAAATCAAACGCCAAATTGACTTGAATCCTTTTGCCGAACTTATGCTTCGTAATGAGCTAAAGGCCTTGCCGAGTATTATTCATGAAAACGAATACATTGATGCCTCAGTGCATGGCTACTGGAACACTCGCCATGTATTATTATTGGCCACAACCGAGCGTATTTTATTAGTTGATAGCGATGCTTATGGCGATATTGAGGTCGTGGAATTCCCCTATGATAAGTCTGTTACGGTTCGTTGCCCAACGCCCGATTCGGTTGTTTTTGGTACTGAGGGTCGAAAAGTAAAGGTTGATAATACTCTTGAAGAATATATTTCGACTTTTTATGAAGTAGTTAAAGCTCGTTTGGCAGGAGAAAAACCAAAGCTATATCGTGAGCATGATATTTATGCCGAAGAAAACCCCCACGTTGAAAATGCTGGAAATCCTTTTCATGTTATTTTACGTGGACTTGATGGGCTTTCAAAAATGATTTCACAACCCAATCAACAAGTCGAACAGCCTACAAATAATACTGGTTTTCAGACCACCAACCAAGTAAAGGAAGTTCCTGCTAAATCGTTGGAAGAACTTTTGGTCGAACTAAATGCTTTGATTGGGCTTGAAAATGTGAAAGAGGAAGTAAATAGTTTGGTGAATGTTTTAAAAATTGAAAAAATTAGAAAGGAACAGGGTTTACAACTTCCCGAACGCTCCTTGCACATGGTTTTTTATGGTAATCCCGGAACAGGTAAAACTACTATTGCAAGGCTTTTAGCTCAGATTTTCAAAACATTAGGAATTTTGAATAAAGGAACACTCTATGAAACCGACCGCAGTGGGTTGGTAGCGGGCTATACTGGCCAAACTTCGCTGAAAACCCGTGAAGTATGCCAAAAAGCATTGGGCGGAATTTTGTTTATTGATGAAGCCTACGCCCTCAATACCGATGATACTTACGGGCCCGAAGCGGTAAATACGATTGTAAAGTTTATGGAAGACAATCGAGATGATTTTGTGGTGATTGTGGCAGGTTATGAAGAAAAAATGACAGCGTTTATCAACTCAAATCCTGGATTACATTCGAGATTTAATAAATACATTGCCTTTAAAGATTACACGCCAGAAGAATTATTGGATATTTATTTACTTCAAACCCAAAAAGTACAATTAAAAGTAGAAGAGGCTGCTCAGAAGAAAGTATATAAGCTATTTAAAGCACTTTATGAAGACCGAGATGCCTCCTTTGGCAATGGACGTTTAGCTCGTAATATTTTTGAAAAAACTTATGAAAAGCAGGCCAATCGTTTAGTAAATGAGGGAATTGAAAAAAATGATATTAGTTTAGTAAAAGAAGAGGATATTCCTGAGATAGAAGAATAA
- the hemN gene encoding oxygen-independent coproporphyrinogen III oxidase, which yields MTDSSLIKKYDVAGPRYTSYPTVPHWQTDNFSSEAWKKRLVETFSITNHTSGISLYIHLPYCESLCTFCACHKRITKNHGVEEPYIEAVLKEWQMYAAMFPNKPRIAEIHLGGGTPSFFAPNMLHKLIQGILDDAQITSEHEFSFEGHPNNTNAEHLQTLYDLGFRRVSFGVQDYDPHVQLAIHRIQPFENVKKVTELAREIGYTSISHDLVFGLPYQQLSSIEDTIRQTLSMKPDRIAFYSYAHVPWLKGNGQRGFDESNLPSGEEKRALYERGRAMFEENGYIEIGMDHFALPHDTLNKAQENGTLHRNFMGYTTTQSKVLLGLGASSISDSWTAFAQNIKEIEPYIEKVNAGELPIFKGHLLNKKDLFIRQQILNIICNLETSWKLSDWTSEETEIIFEKLDDLAEDKLITFNEFGLKVLPAGKAFIRNICMVFDMYLAQTKPTQKLFSKTI from the coding sequence ATGACAGACTCTTCTTTAATAAAAAAATATGATGTAGCTGGCCCAAGATACACCAGTTACCCCACCGTGCCACATTGGCAAACTGACAATTTCAGCAGTGAAGCATGGAAAAAACGTTTGGTTGAAACTTTCTCTATTACTAATCATACTTCGGGCATTAGTCTTTATATCCACTTGCCTTACTGTGAAAGTCTGTGTACTTTTTGTGCATGCCATAAGCGGATTACCAAAAACCACGGAGTTGAAGAACCATATATTGAGGCAGTTTTAAAAGAATGGCAAATGTATGCCGCAATGTTTCCGAATAAACCACGCATCGCCGAAATTCATTTGGGAGGAGGTACGCCAAGCTTTTTCGCTCCTAATATGTTACACAAACTTATTCAAGGTATTTTAGATGATGCCCAAATAACTTCCGAACACGAATTTAGTTTTGAAGGCCACCCCAACAATACCAATGCCGAACACTTACAAACACTTTATGATTTAGGTTTTAGAAGAGTTAGTTTTGGCGTACAAGATTATGACCCACATGTACAGTTGGCCATACATCGCATACAGCCTTTCGAAAATGTAAAAAAAGTGACTGAACTTGCTCGTGAAATTGGTTATACCTCAATTAGTCATGATTTAGTATTTGGATTACCATATCAACAACTTTCTTCTATTGAAGATACCATTCGGCAAACCCTTTCAATGAAACCCGACCGAATAGCTTTTTACTCTTACGCCCATGTGCCTTGGCTCAAAGGAAACGGCCAACGCGGATTTGATGAAAGCAACTTACCAAGCGGTGAAGAAAAACGAGCTTTGTACGAACGAGGTCGAGCAATGTTTGAGGAAAATGGTTACATTGAAATTGGTATGGACCATTTCGCACTTCCACACGATACTTTAAATAAAGCCCAAGAAAATGGCACACTTCACCGAAACTTTATGGGTTATACTACCACCCAATCGAAGGTATTGCTTGGACTGGGAGCTTCTTCGATTAGTGATAGTTGGACAGCCTTTGCTCAAAATATCAAAGAAATTGAACCATATATAGAAAAGGTCAATGCTGGAGAACTTCCAATCTTCAAAGGGCACCTACTCAATAAAAAAGATTTATTCATAAGACAACAAATATTAAATATTATTTGTAATTTGGAAACTTCATGGAAGTTGAGCGATTGGACAAGTGAAGAAACAGAGATTATCTTTGAAAAACTAGATGATTTGGCAGAAGATAAACTCATTACTTTCAATGAATTTGGGCTAAAGGTTCTTCCTGCGGGTAAAGCGTTTATTCGAAATATTTGTATGGTTTTCGACATGTATTTGGCTCAAACAAAACCAACACAGAAATTATTTTCAAAAACGATATAA
- the spt gene encoding serine palmitoyltransferase gives MKNQNATQRLQLNARIKGMKNMGLYPYFRPITSNNQDSVVKIDGKDVLMFGSNSYLGLTNHPYVKAAAKAAIDKYGTGCAGSRFLNGTLDLHVELEEKLARFLGKESALIFSTGFQTNLGVVSSITGRNDYIIIDEADHASIYEGTRLSFSKVLKFKHNNIENLEQILVSLPEEAVKLVVVDGVYSMEGDLARLPEIIEICHKYQAMIMIDDAHGLGVLGENGRGTANHFGLTKETDLIVGTFSKSLASLGGFVAADSKVIDHIKHTARSLIFSASATPASIASASAALDIIQNEEWRIQALWDNTYFAMEYLQELGFDIGHTQSPIIPIYIRDDEKTYLMTKMLMDEGVFVNPVVTPAVGPEDSLIRFSLMATHSYKQIEIAINKVYKIAHKLKLPLYEYATV, from the coding sequence ATGAAAAACCAAAACGCAACACAACGATTACAGTTAAATGCTCGCATCAAGGGCATGAAAAACATGGGCTTATACCCCTATTTTCGACCAATTACATCTAACAATCAAGATTCTGTCGTGAAAATTGATGGTAAAGACGTTTTAATGTTTGGTTCGAATAGCTACTTGGGTCTAACAAACCATCCGTATGTAAAAGCAGCAGCCAAAGCCGCCATTGATAAATATGGTACTGGCTGTGCGGGGTCGAGATTTCTCAATGGAACCCTTGACCTGCACGTTGAATTAGAAGAAAAATTAGCTCGTTTTTTAGGAAAAGAATCGGCTCTGATTTTTAGTACAGGTTTTCAGACAAACCTCGGAGTTGTATCTTCGATAACTGGCCGCAACGACTACATTATCATTGACGAAGCCGATCATGCTTCTATTTACGAAGGAACGAGACTTTCATTCTCAAAGGTATTAAAGTTCAAACACAATAACATCGAAAACCTTGAGCAAATCTTAGTATCTCTTCCGGAAGAAGCTGTTAAATTGGTAGTTGTGGATGGCGTGTATAGTATGGAAGGAGACCTCGCCCGTTTACCCGAAATCATTGAGATTTGCCACAAATACCAAGCAATGATAATGATTGACGATGCCCATGGATTAGGCGTTTTGGGCGAAAATGGTCGCGGAACTGCTAACCATTTTGGACTAACTAAAGAAACCGACCTTATTGTAGGAACATTTAGTAAGTCATTGGCTTCGCTTGGGGGCTTTGTTGCGGCTGATTCAAAAGTAATCGACCATATAAAGCATACTGCTCGTTCGCTTATTTTTAGTGCAAGTGCGACGCCTGCTTCGATTGCCAGTGCTTCGGCCGCACTTGATATCATTCAAAATGAAGAATGGAGGATTCAAGCATTATGGGATAACACCTACTTTGCTATGGAGTATCTACAAGAGTTAGGTTTTGATATTGGGCATACACAATCGCCAATTATTCCGATTTACATTCGTGATGATGAAAAAACATATTTAATGACTAAAATGCTCATGGATGAGGGGGTATTTGTCAATCCAGTCGTAACACCTGCCGTAGGTCCAGAAGATAGCCTCATTAGATTTTCATTGATGGCCACTCATAGTTATAAGCAAATAGAGATTGCCATCAACAAAGTATATAAGATTGCTCATAAACTCAAGCTTCCACTTTACGAATATGCTACGGTTTAA
- a CDS encoding M20/M25/M40 family metallo-hydrolase encodes MKITLRVSIAWCVCLSSFVYAFSQEDEAGKTAKIAPEYQKEIAQLAQNKQIQAAFQLIFSENKRNREELIMLNEIPAPPFKEEKRAVRFAAMLKEAGADSVWIDKVGNVIALRKGKNANRCVALDAHLDTVFPIETDVKVKFKGDTLYAPGIGDNTRGLILLPSILRAMEVAKIETQADVLFIGTVGEEGLGDLRGVKYLFSGEGRKIDSWIAVDGGDISRVNTMGLGSYRYRITFRGPGGHSWGAFGLANPQHALGSAIHYFSTAADKYTKSGARTSYNVGRIGGGTSVNSIAFESWMEIDMRSEFPDNLNQVDAILKASVKRALDEHNAMKRMGPPLTVDVVKIGDRPSGELPETLPLIQKSMAVSSFFGETPQITRGSTNSNIPISKGIPAVTIGRGGKSGNAHALNEWWYDFEGYKAIQAALLTLVAEAGMAK; translated from the coding sequence ATGAAAATAACTTTACGTGTAAGTATTGCTTGGTGTGTGTGTTTATCCTCTTTTGTATACGCCTTTTCACAAGAAGATGAGGCAGGTAAAACCGCTAAAATTGCTCCAGAATACCAAAAAGAAATTGCTCAATTAGCACAAAACAAGCAAATTCAAGCCGCGTTTCAATTAATTTTCTCAGAAAATAAACGAAATAGAGAAGAGCTTATCATGCTCAACGAAATTCCGGCACCTCCATTCAAGGAAGAAAAAAGAGCGGTTCGTTTTGCAGCCATGCTCAAAGAAGCAGGAGCCGATTCAGTTTGGATTGATAAAGTGGGCAATGTCATTGCCCTACGCAAAGGTAAGAATGCTAATCGTTGTGTGGCACTTGATGCACACCTCGACACCGTATTTCCTATCGAAACCGATGTAAAAGTAAAATTCAAAGGCGATACACTATATGCCCCAGGCATAGGCGATAATACTCGTGGTTTGATTCTCCTGCCTTCTATCTTAAGAGCAATGGAAGTAGCAAAAATCGAAACTCAAGCAGATGTTTTATTTATCGGAACAGTGGGAGAAGAAGGACTGGGCGATTTACGTGGTGTAAAGTATTTATTCAGTGGTGAAGGCCGAAAAATAGACTCTTGGATTGCCGTTGATGGTGGCGATATTAGCAGAGTAAACACAATGGGTCTTGGTTCGTATCGCTATCGAATCACTTTCCGTGGGCCGGGCGGACACTCGTGGGGAGCATTTGGTTTGGCCAATCCTCAACATGCTTTGGGTTCTGCTATTCACTATTTTTCAACCGCGGCTGATAAATACACCAAGTCTGGAGCTCGTACAAGTTATAATGTTGGGCGTATTGGTGGAGGTACTTCGGTCAATTCTATCGCGTTTGAATCTTGGATGGAAATAGACATGCGTTCAGAATTTCCTGATAACCTCAATCAAGTTGATGCTATTTTGAAAGCTTCTGTAAAAAGAGCATTAGACGAGCACAACGCTATGAAGCGAATGGGACCTCCTCTAACGGTTGATGTTGTCAAAATCGGCGACCGCCCATCGGGAGAGTTACCAGAAACCCTGCCTTTGATACAAAAAAGCATGGCAGTTTCATCGTTTTTTGGTGAAACACCGCAAATCACAAGAGGTTCTACCAATTCAAATATCCCTATTTCAAAAGGTATTCCAGCCGTTACAATTGGTAGAGGTGGCAAAAGTGGCAACGCTCATGCACTCAATGAATGGTGGTACGATTTTGAAGGATACAAAGCTATTCAAGCTGCTTTATTAACTTTGGTTGCTGAGGCGGGTATGGCCAAATAA
- a CDS encoding ArsR/SmtB family transcription factor has product MRRDIFQAIADPTRRGIIALIALQSMTPNSIAENFNITRQAVSKHLRILTECELVKQEHQGREIYYSLEIEKMKEIDIWLEQYRKIWETRFNQLDNLLNTLKNTKNEK; this is encoded by the coding sequence ATGAGGCGAGATATTTTTCAAGCAATTGCCGACCCAACCAGACGAGGGATTATTGCCCTCATTGCCTTACAATCAATGACCCCAAATTCTATTGCCGAAAATTTCAATATTACCCGTCAAGCGGTATCGAAGCATTTACGTATTCTTACAGAATGTGAACTTGTAAAACAAGAGCACCAAGGAAGAGAAATTTATTATTCGCTTGAGATTGAAAAAATGAAAGAAATTGATATCTGGCTTGAACAATACCGCAAGATTTGGGAAACTCGTTTCAACCAACTTGACAATTTATTGAACACTTTAAAAAACACAAAAAATGAAAAATGA
- a CDS encoding SRPBCC family protein has product MKNDLFFDFIVDKTAKKVFITREFDAELALVWDAFTKKELLDQWVAPAPMKSMTKYMNFEVGGKRFYAMVSPEGQARWAIQEYTSITPKTNFKMYNTFADENENPELPGSEWDYNFSEENGITKVHIEVYNESFERMENLLEGFKIGFTLSLTNLERLLEAQSQQ; this is encoded by the coding sequence ATGAAAAATGACCTATTCTTTGACTTCATCGTAGATAAAACGGCTAAAAAAGTATTCATCACAAGAGAGTTTGATGCCGAGTTAGCGTTGGTTTGGGATGCTTTTACAAAAAAAGAACTACTTGACCAGTGGGTAGCTCCTGCCCCAATGAAATCAATGACAAAATACATGAATTTTGAGGTTGGTGGAAAACGATTTTATGCCATGGTAAGTCCTGAAGGGCAAGCTCGTTGGGCAATTCAAGAATATACTTCGATTACGCCAAAGACCAATTTCAAAATGTATAATACCTTTGCCGACGAAAATGAAAATCCCGAACTTCCAGGTTCAGAATGGGACTATAATTTCAGCGAAGAAAACGGCATTACCAAAGTACATATTGAGGTGTATAATGAATCTTTCGAACGCATGGAAAACTTACTGGAGGGCTTCAAAATTGGTTTTACTTTATCACTTACCAACTTAGAGCGTCTATTGGAGGCTCAATCTCAACAATGA
- a CDS encoding DUF1801 domain-containing protein: protein MNIQAQIQAYIESLPTSKQADIQALHQRLIQIFPNCKIWFFDGKNETGKVVSNPTIGYGTLEMKYANGKTKEWFRIGISTNQSGISVYLLGIEDKKYLDQTYGQKLGKASTSGYCIKFKKLQEINIEVLEEAIKDAYSRI, encoded by the coding sequence ATGAATATCCAGGCACAAATCCAAGCGTATATAGAAAGTTTACCTACTTCCAAACAAGCTGATATACAAGCCTTACACCAAAGGCTAATTCAGATTTTTCCCAACTGTAAAATATGGTTCTTTGATGGAAAAAACGAAACAGGTAAAGTAGTTAGTAACCCCACCATTGGATATGGAACACTTGAAATGAAATATGCCAATGGTAAAACAAAAGAATGGTTTAGGATTGGAATCAGTACAAACCAATCAGGTATTTCAGTGTATCTGCTTGGCATTGAGGATAAAAAATATTTAGACCAAACTTATGGCCAAAAACTAGGCAAAGCAAGTACAAGTGGATATTGTATCAAGTTTAAAAAGCTGCAAGAAATCAATATCGAAGTGCTTGAAGAGGCTATAAAAGATGCTTATTCCCGGATTTAA